The segment TGCAGAAGATGGAGACCGATTAATGAGATATGCTGCAGTAGCTGCTGCCTCTGCCCAAAACTTCAACTCCATTCCACTCTCAGCAAGCATGCTTCGAACTTTGTTCATTATTGTTCGGTTCAATCTTTCTGCCACGCCGTTTTGCTGGGGAGTGTACGTGCAGGTCTTGTGTCGCACAATTCCTTGATCCTTACAGAAAGAATCAAATTGACGGTTGCAGAACTCCAGGCCATTGTCTGTTCTCAACCTCTTCACTCTTCTCTCACTTTGATTCTCAACCATGGTCTTCCATGCAACAAAGCTAGGGAATGCTTCATCTTTATGTTGCAGGAAGTACAGCCACACTTTCCTAGAGAAGTCGTCTGTAAATGAGATAATGTAGTGCTTCCTGCTGAGGCTTGGAGGCACATTTGGTGATCCCCAAATGTCTGAGTGAACATAGTCCAGCTTTGCTTTGGTAACATGCTTGGCTTGAGCGAAGCTGACTCTGTGAGTCTTGCCAATGACACAGGCTTCACAAAACTTCAGATCACTGATTTTGCTTTTACCAAAACTTCCCTTCTTCGTCAGTATCTCCATGCCTTTTTGACCAAGGTGGCCAAGACGACTATGCCAAAGCTGAGTGTCGTCACTGGTGGTGTTACCGTCCGTTGCTGAGCTTGTCTCACCATCTTGTGAGCTCGAGACTATAGCTTTGCCCTGTAAAATATACAGAGACTGTCTTCGTGTTCCCTTCATGAAAACAGTACAGCCTTTGATCACCTTGAGTACACCGTTTTCAGCTTTGAATGCACACCCCTTCTCCTCTAATGTTCCCATGGAGATAAGGTTTCTGGAGATATCTGGCATGTATCTGACGTCGTGGAGGAGAAACGTTGTACCGTCCTGATTCCTGAACCTGATGCTTCCGATGCCTCTGACTTCTGAGACAGAGCTGTTAGCCATTCTGACCCTTCCATTACTGGTTTCCTCCAAGGTAATAAAAGCTTCTCTCCTTGGAGTCATGTGGAATGAGCAACCAGTGTCCATTATCCACTCATCTTGATCTGTTTCTGCCGCATTAACCTCTGCAACCAGAAGTCCAACCAAGTCTCTTGCATCATCTTTAGCCATTGACGCTTCCCCTCTGTCTGGTCCCGATTTCTGATCTTTATTCCTCTCGAGCCACTTGTAACACTGCTTCTTGAAGTGTCCTTCCTTCCCGCAGATCCAGCATAGACGTTTGCCGTCCTTACTCTTAGATCTTGCCCTGTTGTAGTTGTTGTTCTTACCTGCAGCAGAGCCATTACCACGATTCCTACTATCTGATCTAGACTCGGACCTACCCCTAGCATAGTTACCTTCCCCATTCAACTTAGCAGTGGATGTTTCCTTATAATCCAGTTCCTTAGACTTAGCAGCGCTAGTAATTTCATCCACACTAATGGCCTCTCTACTGTACTTTAAAGTTTCTTTCAGAGAGTCATACCTGTTTGGCAATGCGTTGAGTAGTAGAATCGCTTGCACTTCCTCGGGGATCTCTATGTTGAGGTTGTTCAGGTCCGTGACCAGCTTCAAGAAATCATCTACATTCTGGTCTATTGTTCTTGAATCTTGCATACGGAAAGAGTAGACTTTGAGCTGTGCGTGGACTCGGTTGGGTAGTGTCTTTGCCATGTAGAGCTTGTCAAGAAGTTCCCATGCTTCAAGCGCAGTCGTGCACTTGTCGAGCTTCCTGAGCACATGATCTCCAACACTCATGAAGATGATGTTGAGCGCCTTTTCATCTCTTTCAGATCTTGCTGTTTCTTCAAGCTCGCGCTTCTTCTTTGCTTCATCGTTTTCATCGTCTGTCTTTGCGATTATCAATGCCTGAGATGGGGGGGACAGAACGTCCTTCAAACCTTGAACGTTGAGATTCGCcatcatcctcttcttccaAATCCCGAAGTCGCCAGTACCGTCGAACATCGTGATCTGAATTGCCATCTTCATCTTGTGAGACGCCATCACAAGATTCGCCGTTACGCCTGTACTCGAATCGATTGAGAAATCGATAGACGCCGTTCTTTCCTTCGATTGAAGAATCAACCACTAGCTTGGAAGTGATTGATCTTGAGCTTCGAGGCTTCTCGATCGAGATCCTAAAcctctgctctgataccactttgttGAAACTCCTTAGCTTTCCTTCAGATCTTCTTCGCATCAAGAACCAACACACAGAGATGTTGACCCGGTGTTCACCGCACCGCACCGTTAACTAGATGCGGCCGCTATACCTCACCGGAGCCGGGATTGAACCGGCAACTCACTAGATACAACGGAGGACTCACAAGCCGAGTCTCCGTCAATACAACTTCTCCGATCTCTCTCTCGATAATGTGCAAAGACGTTGCAACTGATCTAACAACTTAATCAGCTCAACCTCTTGCATTAAGTACTAAACCGTAACAGCTGATAACCAGCCCGGTTAACACCTAATCGATATACAAACCGAGTATCTATCTAAACCAAGAGAGAGAACCGGTACAATCTAGATTACACTTAACCAGATTACAATCTTAATCTATTTAGTGTTGAACCAAGAAGTACCTGACCGGATGCATTGACTACAATCTTCAGGTAATTTGGTGTCgcaatgtgtgtgtgtgttttttttttaataaatgttaccCAAATCGATGGTTAACATTGTAATTTCAAGTCATGCAAATATAAGGATagtatagtaaataaataaaagtcgAAATGCGCTCTTTACATTTACATGCATTGACTTTTATATGTAgcacaaacttttttttttgagaaatatgtAGCACAAACTTGATGAGAAGTAGTTAAATTAAGGTTGTCGACATCAACGATGATGACGATTATAACAACTAGATTCTGAGTGAGGTCAATGAAATGAGGTACAAATACAACTTTTAGGCTAAAGGTTTATAAACCTTTAATCATCAAGAAATTAATCTTTAAAGGGGATCGATGAGACATGCCATTTTGATTAATAAATCTTGACCAAAGCAAGTTAAATAAATGGTTGCTAAAGAAGGATCATAATGTCAAATTTCTCATCCGTCGAGACGGCAGAAACCCTTGGTCTTGTTGCTTTTTGTGTGGGAAGATAATTTCTTATTGGTGTTTTTCTAGAACAAACATTTTGCGGACAAAAAAACTATCTTAGAAACATTTTCACATTCACCAAAACCTAAGAGTCAAGGACGAGTCCAGTCCAGTTCACAATGGCAGTGGTGTATCATGACCGGATCTAGGCGCAAGTGAACCATTAATCTTTGCCCccaatttttttggatatttcttttttttcatcaattttTGGATATTTCTAACAAATGCATACACccctaaaatatataaaaaaaatattaatgttttttaaaaaatgtttctaGTCTCCAAAACCCGGTCCTGGGTGTATATATGTGCAGTGTGCTTTTGCATAACATTTCTCTCACCCTTTTTcgtatttttttctaaaactattGAACATTATttgtgaaaatattatatttataatagtgATATTCTGCTATCATGTAGTAGAAATTTTCACTctttagataaaaattataaaagtttttttttaagagcAGAAAAATCCATTTTCAACATATTTATCCAACTTTTTACTTAATCCActaaatttataaagaaaaacgtTATATTCCCTCTGTATCATTATAAGTGAGTTAAAAGAAGCTCTCTCTTATATACGATACCACCAGATGTGCCCCCTCCACCTTCGTCCAATCTTCCTAAGTGCCAGCCTAGCTTCATAGGAAGCTGAACAATAGAAAGGGCTTCCCTTTTTCCTGCTTGACCTTCGTAGCGCATCAAAGAGACTTTACTTTTAAggtttttttacaaaaattaagaaaccacaaaattttatgtgatttgttttggttgtataaaaataacattaaataatactagtTCAACCAGTTAAAAAAAGATacactattttgtaattggCTAGAGATTTCAAATGACAATTAAATTTATCTAGATTAGTGTGAACTTCACTTattctgaaacaaaataaaaatcataaaacaccACTTATATTaatacagagggagtataaatgTAAAAAGTGATGCATttcattaaaacaaaaagtCAAAATCCACTAATTTTCCacgtttttgtatatttttttcaacggaaattacaacaacaacaaaaaacaagGAGAGAAATAAAACAActacaacaacaaaagaaatgTAAACACAAGAAATTAAGGGTGAGAAACAAGACACTGAGATGATCGGGTCACAGAACGACAATGGCATTGAGCGGCTAAGGTTCCATTTCACAATTAACGTTATACACGCATCGTTCGTGGTACATTTGTAATAATTTAACAACGCATCCGTATTAAGGGTTTCTCATCTCTATATCCTATATAAATAGGACCACAATTAAGTGTTCGTCAGCGTCGTTAAGCTATCagcaaaaaagaaagaggaTGAAATGGAAGTTGGGTTTATTAATTGGTTCAATGTTCCTCTTGTCCATTGCACTATTTGACCCCAACTTTGGTCAACGTAGCTTACTCATCTTGCACTCTAGTGAGTTTCCATCACTCATCTTTGTTTATTCTATGGTTATTTTgagactaatatatatatgtgtgtgtgtggatgcgtgtttgtatatatatgtaactaaaCTGGAAACATGTAGTTCTATTGTTGTATATATGTATGATGCAATCGTTGATagatatacttttaaattgtcAATAAATTCATTTTCTGAACAGTAAAGAAACCTTAATTCAAGAAATGCATTTCATTAGTAATTGATTCATGGTTTATCAAACTAAATAAACAGGAAAAGGGGTTGGAAATATACATATCAGCAAAGGAATGAAGATCCGCTCTAAAGGCAGTGCTTCTATACGTGATAAAGGTCCTCATCACTAATTCGATTTGTGATGATCTCTATCGATCTTGCAGATGAGTTGTTGTTTCATTGTGTGCGATGTGATGCTTTTTAAATAAAACGAAATGGACTTTCTCTAGTTTGATACTTAACTGCCTATTAAAATTGTGTACTGAGTGGTACTACAATGTTATTCTTTACTCAAAATGATTATTAACATTGTAATTCTCTACCCATTCAAATATAGGGAACAGGAACAAAACAAAAGCTACTATATGCATTGACTTATACGTATCACCAACTTGGTGAGAACGATTCTTTTGACTAATCTCTTCCTAACAGTCCTACATTCTCGCTGGTTATTTAAACAGTTGGCATGCACGTTAGCTAGTTTTTCTATCAGACAAGATGGCATgcacttaatatatttttatttgttataccATGACAGGAACACTAGTTAAATTAAGGTAACTTGAATATTGTTTCTGAGTGAGATAAACGAAATGAGGTACAAAGGTGAACTTGTTTTCAACCCGAAAGATCTACATCATAAATCTTCTTAGGGTGCACATCTTATATTGAGACTAGTAATGGTTCACAAGTAACTTTGGACAGTAAAAGGTGCAAGAAACTACGAAGACAAACCCCAGATGCTAAACAGAACTCAAATAGAGTCCTATCTGAACCCAAACAAGAAACAGGAAAACAGAAAAAGGGggaaattaaacaaaaatatgccTATCAATCCAACAGAAATGAAACAACTCCCACCCTGCTATTATATCATCTTTCTCTTACTTTTCCCACAATTTAGTAGTAGGTCCTATAAGCATTTTACAAGGCAGGAGGATCAACagaacatgaaaaaaaaaaagagaaactgaAAACTGTAAAGACAAGGTAAAAAAAGAGAACAACGAAAAGATTGAAGAAACAATAAAACAGGGACATTTAACTTCTAAAGGGCATAGAAACAGAATCTCGGTCTCAGGTATTAAGGGTCTTCCTTCCATGCTTCAAAGCTCACGGCACTTGGTTCTCAAGAGAAACTGTAAACGGGAATGTTCATATCTTCTTCTCTCATGTTACGTTTTTATGCTCTCCAGCCGTGAGCTACATCGCCTATTCTAGCAACCATTTGCCACCACACCGACTGGTTTAGCAACAGACCCATTCTCATCAGCCTTGACATCACTGGCAGTTTGAGCAGCGGTAGGAGATTCCTTATTATTAGCTGAATCAGCAGTTGCGGTTTCCTTTTTCTCATCTGTTGCAGTTTTCTCCTCACTTACCTGTTAAATTGAAGTTCATTAAGATGTTAAGAGGAAACAATCGAGTTGTACAGTATGACTTCTAAAGTTTTTTGAAACTGTTATCATGTTCTTACCTGTTTCTGGGTTTGCTGCTGCTTTGCCTTCTTCTCCAAGATAGTCTTTTGCCTAACCTCATAGAAGGAAAAGTCATCCAAAATGCAAGTCTTGCTAGAATGCTCCTTGAAAACTTTCACAATCTTCAAACCTTGCTCCATCTTTACCTATAACACGACCCCACAAAAGAAACTTCAACACACGAAAACAAAATAGAGGACACAACTTAAAAGATGTGAAAGCGTCAAAGGTCTGTTACCTCTTGTGTGTCTCTGCTGTTGGTAACAGGCTTGTTCTCATTGTTCTCAAGGGTAATGTGTTTCAGCAAGCTGTTTGGAACGTCCTTCACGATATGCCACTTGAGAGGGAAAGAGCCAGTCCACTTGTCTTGTTGCCAGTACTCCACATTTGTGTTGAAATCAACTGGTCCTGTCATTTCAGCAAGCCCAACAAATTGTCCACTAGCATTGACCTGGAAGGCAAACACAAGATGAATTAGATCCATATCATCAAACGAAGTACAAAAAGCACTGCATGATCGATTTCAGGATTATAGAAAAAACATACcgagaaaaagagaaagatagGACAGCCGCCAGGTTTCTGCTGAGCTTCCTGATATGCTGCAGCAAGTTTCTTGTTTCCATTTGGTGTACTAGCCCAAACATTATATTTGATGCTCTTGTGCACATCATCTTCACTGTAAGACTTGATGACAAAGAACATAGCATTCTCATAATCCACTGGGAAATCTTCTTTGTTGTACTGCTCTCTGTCAGGAACAATGCATGTGTTCTCCGTCTCCACAGCCACAGCTACATTTGATTCGCCAGTCTGCTCCTTAACCTCTAAGCTATCTTCTGAATTTCCTTTCTGGTTCTTTGTGCCCTTCGCTCTAGGTCCCCTGTTAAGTTCATTCAAACCATCCATGTTGTTGTTCTCATTTCCATAGTAGTAACTGTTACCCCTTCCCCAGTTTCTGTATTTGTTTTCCGTTGTGCTCACCCATCCCCTTCCATTCGATCTTGAATCATACCCAGAAGAACCATAACCCATACCAGATCTCCCTGAGCTTCCATAGTTACCATACACCTTGTTCTGATACATCTTGCTGTAGTATCCCTGAGCTGTACCGTAGCCTGTCATTGATGCAGGCTGGAGCGAAAGAGAACATTGATTAAGGGCCAATAAAACAAACCATAGCTTAAGTCAATAcgaaagaaatatagaaaattattaTACCGTGTAATGGGAATTTGAGCGGTAATTTTGATTCCTCGATGATGGTACAGTGGTTGACTTCGAATAGGAGGATGCAACTCCACTGCCAGATCTCTGCACATCTGAATACTTGGAGCCATCGTAACATGGCACAGGAGCATAAAACCCATCATAACCATATCTAGGATCCTGATAACCACCAGCAAAACCTCCTCCCGGAGCACCATTTCCATACAAATTGCTTGCAGTGTTCTGGTTATTTGGTTTCCCTGGAGCTGTTGTTCCGTTGCTTCCTTTGGCCATACCAGCACCAGATGCAACACCCTTGCTTTCCGCAGGTAGCGTCTTCACACCGCCAGCCTTGTTTGCAGAGAGATCCCCCTGGGTGGTAGGGGTAGCAAAAGGTCCAGTGGGGAAAAAGGCAGGATACTGGTACTGCTGAGCACCATACAACTGCCCATCACCGCCAACCTGGGGACCAGGGCTTGTTGCTGGTGAGTAAGGATATGCTGCATAGCCATAACTCTGAGGATACACAACAGAGCCATTCTCTCCATAAACTCCCTGGTAAAAGCCATCAGAAGCCGTTAAGCAGAGCAGATgcgaagaaaaaaaatgaaaaagacacAATGGAACTACTACTTACAGAGTTCATGTCAACGCCCTCAGGAGTCTGGTAACCAGTGTACTCACTCCAGTCGCCAGTCCCATATCCtgaaagttaataaaaaacGAGGAACTTGTTAAAAACATCAGTGACAAACTCGTGAAGTAATGTCAACTAAGGAGTAGAGGAAGAAGCTAAAACCTCCATAATAATAGTGCGGGTAAGCATTGGGAACATAGCAAACAGAAGGGTCAACGGCGTCACTGGGAAGCAATGGTGTCAAAGAACGGTCGTAGGTAGGGACTTGACCATTCAAATCCACACCTCCATACTGGTAAACAGCAGTCTGCAGAAAAGAAGACGCTTGTTAGAGAAAACTAAATGAAACACACAGAAGAGAAATAAAGACTGCTCCATACCTTCTTGTTAGGCTCAGGAATCTCGGAAGGTTTGGCTTGTGA is part of the Raphanus sativus cultivar WK10039 chromosome 5, ASM80110v3, whole genome shotgun sequence genome and harbors:
- the LOC108862559 gene encoding YTH domain-containing protein ECT2 → MATVASPADQSADMLQKLSLDSQAKPSEIPEPNKKTAVYQYGGVDLNGQVPTYDRSLTPLLPSDAVDPSVCYVPNAYPHYYYGGYGTGDWSEYTGYQTPEGVDMNSGVYGENGSVVYPQSYGYAAYPYSPATSPGPQVGGDGQLYGAQQYQYPAFFPTGPFATPTTQGDLSANKAGGVKTLPAESKGVASGAGMAKGSNGTTAPGKPNNQNTASNLYGNGAPGGGFAGGYQDPRYGYDGFYAPVPCYDGSKYSDVQRSGSGVASSYSKSTTVPSSRNQNYRSNSHYTPASMTGYGTAQGYYSKMYQNKVYGNYGSSGRSGMGYGSSGYDSRSNGRGWVSTTENKYRNWGRGNSYYYGNENNNMDGLNELNRGPRAKGTKNQKGNSEDSLEVKEQTGESNVAVAVETENTCIVPDREQYNKEDFPVDYENAMFFVIKSYSEDDVHKSIKYNVWASTPNGNKKLAAAYQEAQQKPGGCPIFLFFSVNASGQFVGLAEMTGPVDFNTNVEYWQQDKWTGSFPLKWHIVKDVPNSLLKHITLENNENKPVTNSRDTQEVKMEQGLKIVKVFKEHSSKTCILDDFSFYEVRQKTILEKKAKQQQTQKQVSEEKTATDEKKETATADSANNKESPTAAQTASDVKADENGSVAKPVGVVANGC